In one Palaemon carinicauda isolate YSFRI2023 chromosome 25, ASM3689809v2, whole genome shotgun sequence genomic region, the following are encoded:
- the LOC137618603 gene encoding zinc finger protein 391-like: MSSSDREGIKNSESIEFPVKTEMEDSFSHSAVKIENDDLVNSCGLFDDDSLFMDPDVEFKAEPEFEAEPEIKFKAKPEIEFKEEPEIEFKAKPEIEFKAEPEIEFKAEPEFKAEPEIFESNEGDMKYCFDSDASVSEEDSQISEREVNKEEEKSVKTSVKEESDIHLGSNRKGDKGKERGRRKKSLQKEEQMENRGCEKPLCQESDSKTQIDVGTRGKSFVGGNSEKQFSGVVNPNTRMLIHIEDLLRCRESDKTFSNEIDLEVPYETHNRIKRSMAPKRSASTKADSEPKRHRKMMTIAEKEPQGHDGDHAEEDEDDILDEPQAGTSTDSQPQKRRFSASKGWFAKFQKRFGLKSVSLHSEAASADTSKTQIDVGTREKSFVGGNSEKQFSEVVNPNTQMLIHTEDLFRCREGDKTFSNKIDLKVHYETHNRIKSFKCSVCDKAFHLEINLASHFRIHTREKPFKCNVCDQAFSDRSSLTTHSRIHTGEKPFKCSVCDKAFRTKSNLARHCGIHTGENLFKCDVCDKAFKDKYYLARHSRFHYGEKPFKCNVCDKAFHTKSDLATHFRTHTGEKPFKCNVCDKAFSQKSSLSRHHKIHNLF; the protein is encoded by the exons ATGTCATCCAGTGATAGGGAGGGGATTAAGAACTCTGAATCAATAGAATTTCCAGTAAAAACCGAAATGGAAGATTCTTTTTCACACTCTGCAGTCAAGATAGAAAATGATGATTTGGTCAACAGTTGTGGACTCTTTGATGATGACTCTCTTTTCATGGACCCAGAcgtggaattcaaagcagagccagaatttgaagcagagccagaaataAAATTCAAAGCcaagccagaaatagaattcaaagaagagccagaaatagaattcaaagccaagccagaaatagaattcaaagcagagccagaaatagaattcaaagcagagccagaattcaaagcagagccagaaatatttgagtcaAATGAAGGTGACATGAAATACTGTTTTGACTCTGATGCATCAGTGAGTGAGGAGGATTCACAAATCAGCGAAAGGGAAGTCAATAAAGAGGAGGAAAAGAGTGTAAAGACAAGTGTAAAAGAGGAAAGTGACATACATTTGGGATCCAATAGGAAAGGGGAcaaaggaaaggaaagagggaggcGGAAAAAAAGTTTACAGAAAGAGGAGCAGATGGAAAACAGAGGCTGTGAAAAACCTCTTTGTCAGGAAAGTGATTCCAAAACTCAAATTGATGTTGGTACGAGAGGGAAGTCGTTTGTGGGTGGAAATTCTGAAAAGCAAtttagtggagtagttaaccccaacACTCGAATGCTAATTCACATTGAAGACCTGCTCAGATGCAGAGAAAgtgacaaaacattttctaatgaaattgaTCTTGAAGTACCTTATGAAACTCATAATAGGATAaagcgttcaatggctcccaagcgttctgcttctactaaggctgatAGTGAGCCTAagcgccaccgaaaaatgatgacgattgctgagaag gaacctcaaggccacgatggcgaccatgctgaagaagacgaagatgatatACTAGATGAACcccaagcagggacatccactgattcccagcctcagaaacgacgtttttccgccagcaaaggatggtttgcgaagtttcagaaacgctttggcctgaaaagcgtttccctgcatagcgaggctgcttccgctgacacttccAAAACTCAAATTGATGTTGGTACGAGAGAGAAGTCGTTTGTGGGTGGAAATTCTGAAAAGCAAtttagtgaagtagttaacccaaACACTCAAATGCTAATTCACACTGAAGACCTGTTCAGATGCAGAGAAGgtgacaaaacattttctaataaaattgATCTTAAAGTACATTATGAAACTCACAATAGGATAAAgtcattcaagtgcagtgtctgtgataaAGCATTTCATTTGGAAATTAATCTTGCAAGCCATTTTAGAATTCACACCAGAGAGAAACctttcaagtgtaatgtctgtgaccAAGCATTTTCTGATAGAAGTTCTCTCACAACACAttctagaattcacactggggagaaaccattcaagtgcagtgtctgtgataaAGCATTTCGTACGAAAAGTAATCTTGCAAGACATTGtggaattcacactggggagaactTATTCAAATgtgatgtctgtgacaaagcatttaagGATAAATATTATCTTGCAAGACATTCAAGATTTCACTacggggagaaaccattcaagtgtaatgtctgtgacaaagcatttcataCAAAAAGTGACCTTGCAACACATTTTAGAactcacactggggagaaaccattcaagtgtaatgtctgtgacaaagcattttctcagaaaagTTCACTCTCAAGAcatcataaaattcataatttgTTTTGA